The Streptomyces sp. JB150 genomic interval CAGGGCGGCCGGGGCGTCCTTCGCCAGGCCGGTGCGGATGAGCTGGGTGGCCGCGTTAGTGGTGCCGACCAGATCCTGCTCGAACGTGCTGGCCAGATCGGCGACCTTCGTGGTGATCGACTCGATAGCTTTGGTGGTGGCCTTCTCGTCGATCAGCCCCGACCCCATGACGGCCCGCACCGCGGCGGCGCCGTCCTCGAAGGAATCGACGACCGCCTTGGAGTACAGCTCCCCCGCGATCTTTCCCGCCTGCTTGGCCCCCTTGCCGGACAGGCCGAGCTGGGCGGACAGCCGATCGGCCATCCGCTCCTTCTCCACCGCCGACACTGTGGACGCCACCAGGATCGCCCCAGCAGCTGCGCCGGCCGCCGCGAGACCGACTTTCCAGGCGTCAGCGAACCGGCGTCCGGTCTGCTGCCCGGCCTGCTCACCCGCGTCGCCGGCCGGGCCGGTCAGCTGGCGGCGGATCTCGTCCGAGATGCCGCGGACACTGGGAATGATCTGGATGGTGGCGTACCCGACGGACGGCATGGGCACCTCCCGTCAGGTGATCTCTCCAGCGGCCAGGGCTCGCTTCCGTTCAGCAGCCCTGCGTAGCGCGCGCTGCCGGGCTTCCTGCCGCTCGGGGCTGTTCTTGTCCGCCCGCTTGGCTTTCGCGCCCACGCCCGGGCGCGGGAACGGCTTCGGGGCCGGTTTCTGCTTCCCCTTGGGGACGCCTTCCTGTGACCGCTGCCAGTTCGCCGCGCGCAGTTCGTCGATGACGACGGCGGTGAGGTGCTCTTGCAGGCCCCAGATGCTCTCGTCGTCGCCCAGCACGAGCCTGGTGCGGGCGTCCGGCGGGAGTTGGCGGATGTAGCCGCCGAGCTCCCGCCACGTCAGCAGACGGCGCCCCTGGGCGTCTCGCGCGAACAGGTCGCTGAGCCTGACGCCGTAGTGCTGGCGCAGGTCTGCTTGGACTGCCTCGCCGTGCTCCTTCAGGAGTCGGACGAGGCCTCGGATTCCCCCTCGCCCACGCCGCAGTGCTGCTTGTAGGCGTCGAAGAGGGCCTTCAGCTTGTACTGCGGCAGGCGGATCTTGCGGAAGTCCTCCCAGTCCTTCTCGCCGAGCGCGGCCTTGAATACGCCGACGGTGGCCGCGATGTCCCCACCCTCTGCGGCTTCGATCAGACCCCACACGTCGAGGTCTTCCATGTGGGCGAACTCCCACCGCCTGCCGCCCCAGTGGACGCGCCACGGGGTGAGATCGACTTCGGCCTGCACTGCGTCCAGGTTGAAGTCGAACGGCTGGTCGTCAGCAGGGCGGCTCTTTGTCGCGGTTCGGGTGGTCATCGCGGTTCCTCTCGCGGTTCGGGCTTGATGATCTGGACGGCTTCGGCGATCAGCGTCAGGCGGACGGTGCTGAGACCATCTGGGTGGAGGGTGATCTCCATGGGCTGCTTCGCGACCAGCCACGGGAACGGCTCGCCGTCGACGACGATGGCCCCGCCCGGCTGGACGACGATCTCCTTCGCCAACTGCGGCTCCGGGCTGGCTCCCGACTCGGACGCGGCCTGCTCTTGCAGCAGCGCAGCAACAACGCGGCCACGCATCTGCCGTGGCAGGTCGTCGCCGTCCTGGATGAGTCCGAGCTGCACCGCCTTGGCGGCGATGTCGGCATCGGTGTAGGTCAGGCGCATGTCGCGGTTCCCTCCGCGGTTCGAGGTGGAGCACCGGGGCGCGGCCGAACCGCGACGAACTACCGCGCCCCGGCGGTCATCAGGTGACAGTGACGGCGCAGGTATCGGACTGGCCCTCGTAGGTGGCGGTGATCGTCGCCGACCCCGGGTCCACGGCCGTGACGAAGCCGGCGGAGACGACCGCGTCGGCCGGCGCCGAGGACACCCAGGTCGCCTGAGCGGTGACGTCGGCGGTGGTGGCGTCGTCGTAGCTGGCGGTCGCCGTCAGCGCGCCGATCTCTCCGTCGGCCAGGGCCAGCGTTGCCGGGGTCACCGACAGGCCGGTCAGGACCGGGGTGGTCTGCCGGTTGAACAGCACGCCGCCGCCCGTGGGGTAGATCGTGGCGGCGAACGTCATGGACTCCAGGTCCGCTTCGTTCTCACCGTGGTCGCCATCCAGGGACACCTCGGCGTAGTTCGCCGAGATCAGGCGGCGGACCTTGTCGCCCTCGCGCGTCTCGAACGCCACCAGAACCTTCGCCGGACGGGGCACGACGATCTGCGTCGCCGACGAGCCCGGCCACAGCAGGCTGTAGGTGGTGGCGTTGTCCTCCAGCGCAGTGAAGGACTTGGTGAGCTTGAAGTGGTTGCGGCTCGTCCTGACGAGGATGCCGCCCCAGGCGAACTTGTCGTCGGTGTCCTCGTCGCGAGACTCGGGGAAGCCCTCGTCGCCGTCGAGCAGGCCGACCAGATCCCAGTCCGGCCCGAACGGGGTGCCCGCGTTGGCGGGCAAGGTCGCGGAGAGGTTCGTGGAGATGTAGACGTCCGCGTCCGTCCACAGATTTGCCTTCAGCGGGTCGCCGGCCACGGCGTCCTCCTCATCTCGGTACAGGGGGTTGTCGTCGCGGTTCGGCAGCAGCCGTTACGCCGTGAGCGGCTGCGGTTTCACGTTGGCGATCGCCGTGAAAGTCGACAGGTCGATGCCGGAGCCGTCGTCCGTGGTGGGCAGCGGCCCCGTCCCGGGGCGGAAGCCGCGAATGATCGGCCCGGAATGGACCAGCCACAGGCCCTGGCACAGCATGGCCAGGTCGTGCGCCTGGTCGGCGTCCTGATGCCAGACGGTGCAGCGCAGCGTGCACCGCGTGTTGGCCATGGACGGGTGAGGCAGATCCGAGTCCTTGCGGACCAGGACGAACGGCAGCAGCGGATCCTCCGGGGAGCGCACCGTCGGCACCTTGGTGCCGACGGTGACCCCGGCTGCGAACGGCTCCGGCCGCGCCGCCAGAGCCGTCCGCAGCACCTCCGCACCCGCGGCCTGCACGTCTCCGAACACCACCAGCGGCTTCACCGCTGCCACGCCTTCACCTCAAGCCCGGCAGAGCCGGCCGCGCGGGTGAGGATGCCGTCGCGGGCCTGCCAGGCCATGGCCTGCACGTCCGCCACGACCACCGTCGCCGCACCCCGGTCCGTGGTGTAGCCGCGCACCTCGATCGTCGTTCCTGCCGGGACGAGAGCGCGGACGTTGCCTGCGACCTCGTCGGCGATCCCGTCGATCAAGTCCCGCACCTCCGGGCCGCGCAGGATCTCCCGCACCCCGGCCGAGTCGAGTTCGAAGCGTTCCAGCACGTCCACCTCCTATCCGGTGGCACGCACCATGACGAACTCGATGTGATGGACACTGTCGGTGAACAGGTCCGGCCAGACGGCAACTTCGCCGTCCACCTCGTACACCTGGCCGCGCCAGTCGATGCGGTCGGTGGCCTTGATGTC includes:
- a CDS encoding Ig-like domain-containing protein, which produces MAGDPLKANLWTDADVYISTNLSATLPANAGTPFGPDWDLVGLLDGDEGFPESRDEDTDDKFAWGGILVRTSRNHFKLTKSFTALEDNATTYSLLWPGSSATQIVVPRPAKVLVAFETREGDKVRRLISANYAEVSLDGDHGENEADLESMTFAATIYPTGGGVLFNRQTTPVLTGLSVTPATLALADGEIGALTATASYDDATTADVTAQATWVSSAPADAVVSAGFVTAVDPGSATITATYEGQSDTCAVTVT